A section of the Hyalangium minutum genome encodes:
- a CDS encoding tryptophan 2,3-dioxygenase family protein, with the protein MFNPLLKKWVGKGDLDYEVYLKTGTLLHLQSSTEELVHHDELLFQITHQAQELWLKLITQEAVEVVAEMDGDLLWPATGRLERMLRAMKCLVAEMNILETMTPDTYQIIRRSLGNGSGQESPGYNAMRLAADGLAAALDRTLQRRNLRLLDVYKVGAYNSEDVKRICEQFVDLDELFQTWLYTHYQMVRRIIGVDRSIKALDGLPTQVLAGRMTLPLFRKLWEVRAEMTNAWRRDGGYAPGSQRPSGSYPAVSPSPAGPPAPEGHASISSALEAASDLPAPGAAKAPTEPQQSAPPVMSTAQALAAAAAQVDPSATAAASVPPQAPAEDPWSKPEPPRRGQAPGPTEPPPLPESDDPWSRPEPPTSRFAAQLQEGVAANHPSKDSGR; encoded by the coding sequence ATGTTCAATCCCTTGCTGAAGAAGTGGGTCGGTAAGGGAGACCTCGATTACGAGGTCTATTTGAAAACAGGGACTTTGTTACATCTCCAGTCCTCCACGGAGGAGCTCGTCCATCACGATGAGCTCTTGTTTCAGATTACTCACCAGGCCCAGGAACTCTGGCTCAAGCTCATCACCCAGGAAGCGGTCGAGGTGGTGGCGGAGATGGATGGAGACCTGCTGTGGCCAGCCACCGGGCGGCTGGAGCGCATGCTGCGCGCCATGAAATGTCTCGTGGCGGAGATGAACATCCTGGAGACGATGACGCCGGATACGTATCAAATCATCCGGCGCAGCCTGGGCAACGGCAGCGGGCAGGAGTCTCCGGGCTACAACGCCATGCGCCTGGCGGCGGACGGCTTGGCGGCGGCGTTGGATCGCACGCTGCAGCGGCGCAACCTGCGGCTGCTGGATGTGTACAAGGTCGGCGCGTACAACTCGGAGGACGTGAAGCGCATCTGCGAGCAGTTCGTCGACCTGGACGAGTTGTTTCAGACGTGGCTCTACACGCACTACCAGATGGTCCGCCGCATCATCGGCGTGGACCGCTCCATCAAGGCGCTGGATGGCCTGCCCACGCAGGTGCTGGCGGGGCGCATGACGCTGCCGCTGTTCCGCAAGCTGTGGGAGGTGCGCGCGGAGATGACGAACGCGTGGCGGCGCGACGGTGGCTACGCGCCCGGCAGCCAGCGGCCCTCGGGCTCCTACCCCGCTGTCTCCCCAAGCCCCGCGGGCCCCCCCGCTCCCGAGGGCCATGCCTCCATCAGCTCAGCGCTGGAGGCGGCCTCCGACCTTCCGGCTCCGGGCGCGGCGAAGGCCCCCACCGAGCCACAGCAGTCGGCTCCTCCGGTGATGAGCACCGCCCAGGCCCTGGCCGCGGCCGCGGCGCAGGTGGATCCCTCCGCCACGGCCGCCGCGAGCGTGCCTCCACAGGCGCCTGCCGAAGACCCCTGGTCCAAGCCCGAGCCGCCTCGTCGCGGACAGGCGCCGGGGCCCACCGAGCCTCCGCCGCTGCCGGAGTCGGATGATCCGTGGTCCCGGCCCGAGCCGCCCACCTCGCGCTTCGCCGCGCAGTTGCAGGAAGGCGTCGCGGCGAACCACCCCTCCAAGGATTCAGGACGCTGA
- a CDS encoding methyltransferase: MSTVELTPRALLHLLFNGARAIDVVETAYKLGLLEALEAGPVTLEVLSQKYGMVPGRLYKFLDCLESLGLVRREQKTDALLEARYTAVPGLRAAAEKVVGPQSLERDREKYGWRELHGHLPEVLRGERSMPAKDFEWPPQTTEQVAGFEASMAAGLGPILEVFRTHGGTLWRPGQKLLEVGGGDGSLAAHLLEQHPELQVDVYNLPATEALVARTREKHQLGARLGFVGGDFLKEPLPRGYDAISFVRVLHDWPAETARALMKATYEALPSGGRILICEEFRTPERLTAQFFWSYFLMGVDSCVSRLREVEYYLLALKDLGFKAPEVLPGPFELVVATKP, translated from the coding sequence ATGAGCACCGTGGAACTCACTCCCCGCGCGCTGCTGCACCTGCTCTTCAACGGAGCGCGCGCCATCGACGTGGTGGAGACGGCGTACAAGCTGGGCCTGCTGGAAGCGCTGGAGGCAGGCCCGGTGACGCTGGAGGTGCTGAGCCAGAAGTACGGCATGGTGCCGGGGCGTCTCTACAAGTTCCTCGACTGCCTGGAGAGCCTGGGGCTGGTGCGGCGCGAGCAGAAGACGGACGCGCTGCTCGAGGCCCGCTACACGGCGGTGCCGGGGCTGCGCGCGGCGGCGGAGAAGGTGGTGGGGCCGCAGTCGCTGGAGCGGGACCGGGAGAAGTACGGCTGGCGCGAGCTGCACGGCCACCTGCCGGAGGTGCTGCGCGGGGAGCGGAGCATGCCGGCCAAGGACTTCGAATGGCCGCCACAGACGACCGAGCAGGTGGCGGGCTTCGAGGCCAGCATGGCCGCGGGGCTGGGCCCCATCCTCGAGGTGTTCCGCACCCACGGCGGCACGCTGTGGCGCCCGGGGCAGAAGCTGCTGGAGGTGGGCGGCGGAGACGGCTCGCTGGCGGCGCACCTGCTGGAGCAGCACCCGGAGCTCCAGGTGGACGTGTACAACTTGCCGGCCACCGAGGCGTTGGTGGCGCGCACGCGGGAGAAGCACCAGCTGGGCGCGCGGCTGGGCTTCGTGGGCGGAGACTTCCTGAAGGAGCCGCTGCCGCGCGGCTATGACGCGATCTCCTTCGTGCGTGTGCTGCACGACTGGCCAGCGGAGACGGCGCGCGCGCTGATGAAGGCCACGTACGAGGCGCTGCCCTCCGGTGGCCGCATCCTCATCTGCGAGGAGTTCCGCACGCCCGAGCGGCTGACGGCGCAGTTCTTCTGGTCCTACTTCCTCATGGGCGTGGACAGCTGCGTGAGCCGCCTGCGCGAGGTGGAGTACTACCTGCTGGCCCTGAAGGACTTGGGCTTCAAAGCGCCCGAGGTGCTGCCGGGCCCCTTCGAGCTCGTCGTCGCGACGAAGCCTTGA
- a CDS encoding aminotransferase class V-fold PLP-dependent enzyme encodes MDATLSAVRAEFPLLEKVTYLNSNSTGAFPRGMEAVLQRYGQTLQHWRDEAWEGWWADWLGYMDAVARFIGAPDGSVVTDTNLTTLLGRLGTCFDYQGERRRVVTTDLEFPTVPFLWKGFERYGAETVVVPSENGRMDEERLCAAIDERTLLVSVTHASSSTGAMLDLASVVRRAHAVGALVAVDAYQSVGAVPIDVSALGVDFLLGGAHKWMCGSIESAFLYVRPALLPTLRPAATGWIAGENPLTFGPVRDWAPTARRMASGTPAVLPSQLSRVGLDILASVGMPTIRAHSLRCTARVMERADEAGFTVVTPRQEERRAGVVALRFPGDAAVAQRLVASGFICSYRGMLRVAPHLYNTLEEVDRFMDALVAEARKEKA; translated from the coding sequence ATGGACGCAACGCTCTCGGCGGTACGGGCGGAGTTCCCCCTGCTGGAGAAAGTGACGTACCTCAACAGCAACTCCACGGGGGCGTTCCCCCGGGGCATGGAGGCGGTGCTCCAGCGCTACGGGCAGACGCTGCAGCACTGGCGTGACGAGGCGTGGGAGGGCTGGTGGGCGGACTGGCTCGGGTACATGGACGCGGTGGCGCGCTTCATCGGCGCGCCGGACGGCTCCGTGGTGACGGACACCAACCTCACCACGCTGCTGGGGCGCCTGGGCACTTGCTTCGACTACCAGGGCGAGCGCCGCCGCGTGGTGACCACGGACCTGGAGTTCCCCACCGTGCCCTTCCTCTGGAAGGGCTTCGAGCGCTACGGCGCGGAGACCGTGGTGGTGCCCTCCGAGAACGGGAGGATGGACGAGGAGCGCCTGTGCGCCGCCATCGATGAGCGCACGCTGCTCGTGAGCGTCACCCACGCCAGCTCCTCCACCGGCGCCATGCTGGACCTGGCGTCCGTCGTGCGGCGCGCGCACGCGGTGGGCGCGCTCGTGGCCGTGGACGCCTACCAGTCGGTGGGCGCCGTCCCCATCGACGTGAGCGCGCTGGGCGTGGACTTCTTGCTTGGCGGCGCGCACAAGTGGATGTGTGGCTCCATCGAGAGCGCCTTCCTGTACGTGCGCCCGGCCCTGCTGCCCACGCTGAGGCCCGCGGCCACGGGGTGGATCGCCGGAGAGAACCCGCTCACCTTCGGGCCGGTGCGCGACTGGGCCCCCACGGCGCGAAGGATGGCCAGCGGCACCCCGGCGGTGCTGCCCTCGCAGCTGTCCCGGGTGGGGTTGGACATCCTGGCGTCGGTGGGGATGCCGACGATTCGCGCACACTCCCTGCGGTGCACCGCGCGGGTGATGGAGCGGGCAGACGAGGCGGGCTTCACGGTGGTGACGCCGCGGCAGGAGGAGCGGCGCGCGGGCGTGGTGGCACTGCGCTTCCCCGGAGACGCGGCGGTGGCCCAGCGGCTGGTGGCCAGCGGCTTCATCTGCAGCTACCGGGGCATGCTGCGCGTGGCGCCGCACCTCTACAACACGCTGGAAGAAGTGGACCGCTTCATGGACGCGCTGGTGGCCGAGGCGCGGAAGGAGAAGGCATGA
- a CDS encoding response regulator transcription factor codes for MEPNSRIRVGILEDQQIFLESLVSILESAGIEVVAQCSSVEQFLAQTRQQPPDVALVDLRLEHKDGQQLADGCRAVELLHDFYPNVRPLVLSANRNAEEVERCFRAGAAGYLCKQNIGCAELLEAVGRVARGERLVPSELFPHSIVEEESNASRSVLHQLTAREREVLGFIASGADNLKIAVCLGITERTVKAHITSIYRKLDVENRTQMAMLACQLGVERPATV; via the coding sequence ATGGAGCCGAACTCCCGTATCCGGGTGGGCATTCTCGAAGACCAGCAGATCTTCCTCGAGAGCCTGGTATCGATTCTGGAGAGCGCCGGCATAGAGGTGGTGGCTCAGTGCTCGAGCGTGGAGCAATTCCTGGCGCAGACGCGGCAGCAGCCACCGGACGTGGCGCTGGTGGACCTGCGGCTGGAGCACAAGGACGGGCAGCAGCTGGCGGATGGCTGCCGGGCGGTCGAGCTCCTGCATGACTTCTACCCGAATGTGCGGCCGCTCGTGCTGTCGGCCAACCGGAACGCGGAGGAGGTGGAGCGCTGCTTCCGGGCTGGAGCGGCGGGCTACCTGTGCAAGCAGAACATCGGCTGCGCGGAGCTGCTCGAGGCCGTGGGGCGGGTGGCCCGGGGCGAGCGACTGGTACCCTCGGAGCTGTTCCCTCACTCCATCGTGGAGGAAGAGAGCAACGCCTCGCGCAGCGTGCTCCACCAGCTCACGGCCCGGGAGCGCGAGGTGCTGGGCTTCATCGCCTCGGGCGCGGACAACCTGAAGATCGCCGTGTGCCTGGGCATCACCGAGCGCACGGTGAAGGCGCACATCACCAGCATCTACCGCAAGCTGGACGTAGAGAACCGCACGCAGATGGCGATGCTGGCCTGCCAGCTGGGCGTGGAGCGTCCGGCAACCGTCTGA
- a CDS encoding response regulator, with protein sequence MADGKLRVLVVDDDPDLLDLVARSLRAHGFEVETHISALGVSTRIRDSVPDVVLIDVNFPALKGDKVVSLARTQAPSGIKFILYSASDETQLRSLAMASGADGYLSKSVQGDELARKLESFRHKPRPTPVSPV encoded by the coding sequence ATGGCTGACGGCAAGCTCCGCGTGCTCGTGGTGGATGACGACCCGGACCTCTTGGACTTGGTGGCGCGCTCGCTGCGCGCTCACGGGTTCGAGGTGGAGACGCACATCTCCGCCCTGGGTGTCTCCACCCGCATCCGGGACAGCGTGCCGGACGTCGTCCTGATTGACGTGAATTTCCCCGCCCTCAAGGGCGACAAGGTGGTGTCCCTGGCGCGCACCCAAGCGCCCTCGGGCATCAAGTTCATTCTGTATTCAGCCTCGGATGAGACCCAGCTGCGCTCGCTCGCCATGGCGTCAGGCGCGGATGGATATCTCTCCAAGAGTGTTCAAGGTGATGAGCTCGCGCGGAAGCTGGAGTCCTTCCGTCACAAGCCTCGCCCTACTCCCGTGTCTCCTGTCTGA
- a CDS encoding cytochrome C: protein MRKSTAPLAMKVETTRQVGSLGVVLLLASLTPLMAACGAEPAGASAPSELSTQSQAVEDADDERRSDPSTDKAVSLALEVEDGEGIPLRVKAGQTFFINQIDLRSSVTATRDEGVDGLRRNGLFAGLGWLGVRQVDEEFELSPGPEGYKRRRFYRNALWMDLPSIFIVEQVDAQGRTLGRPLELNAGANDQRRDDDDFFVRRFRAIQWTYDCRSLESCAGANNFMEEALVELRNARTPCKEKLLKLDSRTKALRLRWSLRPSAPYTIPVEQVARPAYDYGFSIDMVPVTPPRADGTYAPGTSITFRLTLKDGSGRRLHPQGSLPTYNEVVFGNNEPGIQYYRAFFDPSATYYRRKHRERMLMTQIIGPAQRIQPIRSILDLNDFLGPTVQTPATFERDGLFSQVQTIPKGPNLFGGAFDPTHAGWAAPVSDTWTTQLPANAVPGTYLVTVKGRRVYLGEDMPYSRTLEIQVGTRQQTTPVPTTGPCNSCHSKGGELASVLHGNDNRAACNGCHAPLSFELEGPIFVRVHFIHSRSDRFDTNLAQCSSCHLNRSSIQRTSKAACFSCHKTWSPQHQAQFGPLKSMYVGGGSESFQQCTSTCHTNHPQSGL from the coding sequence ATGCGTAAGTCGACGGCGCCGCTGGCAATGAAGGTCGAGACCACCCGACAGGTGGGGTCGCTCGGTGTGGTGCTCCTGCTTGCTTCACTCACCCCGCTGATGGCCGCGTGCGGCGCAGAGCCGGCGGGCGCCAGCGCCCCCTCCGAGCTGAGCACTCAGTCCCAGGCCGTGGAGGACGCCGACGACGAGCGCCGCTCGGACCCGTCGACCGACAAGGCCGTGAGCCTGGCGCTCGAGGTGGAGGACGGCGAGGGCATCCCGCTGCGCGTGAAGGCGGGGCAGACCTTCTTCATCAACCAGATCGACCTGCGCAGCTCGGTGACGGCCACCCGGGACGAAGGCGTGGACGGCCTGCGCCGCAACGGGTTGTTCGCCGGCCTGGGGTGGCTTGGCGTGCGGCAGGTGGACGAGGAGTTCGAGCTGTCTCCGGGCCCCGAGGGCTACAAGCGCCGCCGCTTCTACCGGAACGCCTTGTGGATGGACCTGCCCAGCATCTTCATCGTGGAGCAGGTGGACGCCCAGGGCCGCACCCTCGGCCGCCCCCTGGAGCTCAACGCGGGCGCCAACGACCAGCGCCGGGATGACGACGACTTCTTCGTCCGCCGCTTCCGCGCCATCCAGTGGACGTATGACTGCCGCTCGCTGGAGAGCTGCGCGGGCGCCAACAACTTCATGGAGGAGGCGCTGGTGGAGCTGCGCAACGCCCGCACCCCGTGCAAGGAGAAGCTGCTGAAGCTCGACTCGCGCACCAAGGCGCTCCGCCTGCGCTGGTCCCTGCGCCCCAGCGCCCCGTACACCATCCCCGTGGAGCAGGTGGCACGCCCCGCGTATGACTACGGCTTCTCCATCGACATGGTGCCCGTCACTCCGCCCCGCGCGGACGGTACCTACGCCCCGGGCACCTCCATCACCTTCCGTCTCACCCTGAAGGATGGCTCCGGCCGCAGGCTCCACCCCCAGGGCTCGCTTCCGACGTATAATGAGGTTGTCTTCGGCAACAATGAGCCGGGCATCCAGTACTATCGGGCGTTCTTCGATCCGTCGGCCACGTATTACCGCAGGAAGCACCGCGAGCGCATGCTGATGACGCAGATCATCGGGCCGGCCCAGAGAATCCAGCCCATCCGCTCCATCCTCGACCTCAACGACTTCCTGGGGCCTACCGTCCAGACGCCGGCCACCTTCGAGCGTGACGGCCTCTTCTCCCAGGTGCAGACCATCCCGAAGGGCCCGAACCTGTTCGGCGGTGCGTTCGATCCCACCCACGCCGGCTGGGCTGCGCCCGTCAGCGACACGTGGACCACCCAGCTGCCCGCCAACGCCGTGCCTGGCACCTACCTCGTCACGGTGAAGGGCCGCCGTGTGTACCTGGGCGAGGACATGCCCTACAGCCGCACCCTGGAAATCCAGGTCGGCACCCGGCAGCAGACCACCCCGGTGCCCACCACCGGCCCGTGCAACAGCTGCCACAGCAAGGGCGGCGAGCTGGCCAGCGTGCTCCACGGCAACGACAACCGAGCCGCCTGCAACGGCTGCCACGCCCCCCTCTCCTTCGAGCTGGAGGGCCCCATCTTCGTGCGCGTGCACTTCATCCACTCGCGCTCGGACCGGTTTGATACCAACCTGGCTCAGTGCAGCAGCTGCCACCTGAACCGCTCCAGCATCCAGCGCACCAGCAAGGCTGCATGCTTCTCGTGCCACAAGACGTGGTCCCCCCAGCACCAGGCCCAATTCGGCCCCCTCAAGAGCATGTATGTGGGGGGCGGCAGCGAATCCTTCCAGCAGTGCACCAGTACCTGCCACACTAATCACCCTCAGAGCGGCCTCTAG
- a CDS encoding FIST signal transduction protein, whose amino-acid sequence MAQVKMQTARSTEKEPVAAAEDLMKQLGSITPKLVMMFASRERDQSALNRAVRERLPKGCRLVGATTAGELDNTGIHSGSVVLGALYGDFDVGVGLGTGLSLDAVSAGGNAIKKACEELGVRQADLDPRKYVGLVIDDGFRYKKEELLLGILEKNQTLVLVGGGASDDNRDISKQSSQLHVDGEVATDAVLVALFRTNAPFAALRSHWYIPTGERMTITKVDETHTRALEIDGKPAAQRYADLLGCQPSELEFGTPKGFAVRPTALRVGREYFIRAPWKPILEDNSILFANLLEEGSELELMKIGDMAGMTKSFFTEELPRRVHNPQAVLLFHCGGRMWYASATGKVPELAETLRSAPTAAGMNVHFEIYSGFHINTTLTVLAFGSN is encoded by the coding sequence ATGGCGCAAGTGAAGATGCAGACGGCTCGCAGCACCGAGAAGGAGCCCGTCGCGGCCGCGGAGGACTTGATGAAGCAGCTGGGCAGCATCACCCCCAAGCTGGTGATGATGTTCGCCTCGCGTGAGCGCGACCAGAGCGCGCTCAACCGCGCCGTGCGCGAGCGGCTCCCCAAGGGCTGCCGCCTGGTGGGCGCCACCACCGCCGGTGAGCTGGACAACACCGGCATCCACTCCGGCTCCGTGGTGCTCGGCGCCCTCTACGGGGACTTCGACGTGGGCGTGGGCCTGGGCACCGGCCTGAGCCTGGATGCCGTCTCCGCGGGCGGCAACGCCATCAAGAAGGCCTGCGAGGAGCTCGGCGTGCGGCAGGCGGATCTGGATCCGCGCAAGTACGTGGGCCTCGTGATTGACGACGGCTTCCGCTACAAGAAGGAAGAGCTGCTGCTGGGCATCCTCGAGAAGAACCAGACGCTGGTGCTCGTGGGCGGCGGCGCCAGCGACGACAACCGCGACATCTCCAAGCAGTCCTCGCAGCTCCACGTGGACGGTGAAGTCGCCACCGACGCGGTGCTCGTGGCCCTGTTCCGCACCAACGCCCCGTTCGCCGCCCTCCGCTCGCACTGGTACATCCCCACCGGCGAGCGGATGACGATTACCAAGGTCGACGAGACGCACACCCGCGCCCTGGAGATTGATGGCAAGCCGGCGGCCCAGCGCTACGCGGACCTGCTCGGGTGCCAGCCGAGTGAGCTGGAGTTCGGAACCCCCAAGGGCTTCGCCGTCCGCCCGACCGCACTCCGCGTGGGACGCGAGTACTTCATCCGCGCCCCCTGGAAGCCCATCCTCGAGGATAACTCCATTCTTTTCGCCAACTTGCTGGAGGAGGGCTCCGAGCTGGAGCTCATGAAGATTGGCGACATGGCCGGAATGACGAAGTCCTTCTTCACGGAGGAGCTGCCCAGGCGGGTACACAACCCCCAGGCTGTCCTCCTGTTTCATTGCGGTGGGCGTATGTGGTACGCGAGCGCTACAGGTAAGGTTCCCGAATTGGCGGAGACCTTGCGCTCCGCGCCGACGGCGGCTGGAATGAATGTGCACTTCGAGATCTACTCGGGGTTCCACATCAACACCACGCTGACCGTGCTGGCGTTCGGATCCAACTGA
- a CDS encoding response regulator: MSLSPLAQTESPTHRILLHTSERETEQVLNALRRVSPRHEVERVSSADALAAALAKPWSLVVFGTEPGALSLEQIHATWKQKGHGTPFVVLSRQWNEETLAAAMQAGASDYLTEEQLGRLGLILARGHQHEQGEELQRTVWLLNKIIDSLPFILFVKDAKELRLKVVNKTFTDSFQTTKEGLLGKLDHDYFPKEQADAFVAIDREVAASKQIKSFEEVARVVSEDRQFGTRKIPLTNEQGEVLYVMGVTEDITERKRNEAALQAANKKLAENLDELKRTKSVSARSLASYQQRALQMEIIRQQNEDLDKLATDLAISKRNEEERAREAEAAARLKSEFLANFSHEIRTPLNGIIGYCDLLMREEGSRLTAHGRRDLNVVKTNAKTLLALINDILDLSKIEAGRVEVVTERVDVQELAEECQATVREYLKGKDVALTLNIEERARFLQTDALKLRQIMLNLLSNAAKFTESGEVALALRAEGNEAVMSVEDTGVGIPPDQVQHIFEKFRQVDGSHTRKVGGTGLGLAIVRELSKVLGGNVNVTSVLGRGSTFTVRLAGVLESPAPAPSASSNGEQPEQAVSVEDVAAKLAPLAAGSTVLVVDDDLLMQQLVVGQLEPAGFKVVPAGDGVNALRLAREVKPQAIILDIHLPRLDGWSVLSQLKSEPHLSTIPVILVSVEEQRARGYSLGACEYLVKPIEPDRLVEVVTRTLGTQALGTGEVLVVDDDAGTRELVSRSLRRAGFSTSEAHSGEDALLKARVSPPILVVLDLMMPNLDGFEVLRRLRAENLHMPVVVLTGKDLTSEEQSTLRNGLIAFVRKGGHAIDDVIGQAKALLLQKRAANSGRMPRILYVEDNPQNRDIVRRYLGNNYELLEAEDGELGLERAQKETPDLVLMDLSLPRVDGWEATRRIRALPAAISKVPVIAVTAHAGREYQDRALKAGCDAYLTKPLDRDQLLDTIRKHLGKSHG, from the coding sequence ATGAGCCTCTCGCCCCTCGCGCAAACCGAAAGCCCTACCCACCGCATCCTCCTCCACACCAGCGAACGCGAGACCGAGCAGGTTCTAAACGCACTGCGCCGAGTGTCGCCGCGGCACGAGGTGGAGCGGGTCTCCAGCGCCGACGCGCTCGCTGCTGCGTTGGCGAAGCCCTGGTCTCTGGTGGTGTTCGGCACGGAGCCGGGGGCGCTCTCCCTGGAGCAGATTCACGCCACTTGGAAGCAAAAGGGCCACGGTACGCCCTTCGTGGTGCTGTCACGCCAGTGGAACGAGGAGACACTGGCGGCCGCCATGCAAGCCGGGGCCAGCGACTACCTCACCGAAGAGCAGCTGGGCCGGCTGGGGCTGATCCTCGCGCGCGGACACCAGCACGAGCAGGGGGAGGAGCTCCAGCGCACGGTCTGGCTGCTCAACAAGATCATCGACAGCCTGCCCTTCATCCTCTTCGTCAAGGATGCCAAGGAGCTGCGGCTCAAGGTCGTCAACAAGACGTTCACGGACTCGTTTCAGACCACCAAGGAGGGCCTGCTCGGGAAGCTGGATCACGACTACTTCCCCAAGGAGCAGGCCGACGCCTTCGTCGCCATTGATCGCGAGGTGGCCGCCTCCAAGCAGATCAAATCCTTCGAGGAGGTCGCGCGCGTCGTCAGCGAGGATCGCCAGTTCGGCACCCGGAAGATCCCCCTCACCAATGAGCAGGGTGAGGTCCTCTATGTGATGGGCGTCACCGAGGACATCACCGAGCGCAAGCGCAACGAGGCGGCGCTCCAGGCGGCCAACAAGAAGCTGGCCGAGAACCTCGATGAGCTCAAGCGCACGAAGTCCGTCTCCGCCCGCTCGCTGGCCAGCTACCAGCAGCGCGCGCTGCAGATGGAGATCATCCGCCAGCAGAACGAGGACCTGGACAAGCTGGCCACGGACCTGGCCATCTCCAAGCGCAACGAGGAGGAGCGCGCCCGCGAGGCCGAGGCCGCCGCCCGCCTCAAGAGCGAGTTCCTCGCCAACTTCAGCCACGAGATTCGCACCCCGCTCAACGGCATCATCGGCTACTGCGACCTGCTGATGCGCGAGGAGGGCAGCCGCCTCACCGCCCACGGCCGGCGTGACTTGAACGTCGTGAAGACGAACGCCAAGACGCTGCTGGCGCTCATCAACGACATTCTGGACCTGTCGAAGATCGAAGCGGGCCGCGTGGAAGTCGTCACCGAGCGCGTGGACGTGCAGGAGCTGGCCGAGGAGTGCCAGGCCACGGTGCGCGAGTACCTCAAGGGCAAGGACGTGGCGCTCACGCTCAACATCGAAGAGCGCGCGCGGTTCCTGCAGACGGACGCGCTGAAGCTGCGGCAGATCATGCTCAACCTGCTGAGCAACGCCGCCAAGTTCACCGAGTCCGGAGAGGTGGCGCTGGCCCTGCGCGCCGAGGGCAACGAGGCGGTGATGTCGGTGGAGGACACCGGCGTCGGCATTCCGCCCGATCAGGTGCAGCACATCTTCGAGAAGTTCCGCCAGGTGGACGGCTCGCACACGCGCAAGGTGGGCGGCACCGGCCTGGGTCTGGCGATTGTCCGCGAGCTGAGCAAGGTGCTCGGCGGCAACGTCAACGTCACCAGCGTGCTGGGCCGCGGCTCCACCTTCACCGTGCGGCTCGCGGGCGTGCTGGAGAGCCCGGCCCCCGCGCCGTCCGCCTCCAGCAATGGAGAGCAGCCGGAGCAGGCGGTGTCCGTGGAGGACGTGGCGGCGAAGCTGGCCCCGCTGGCGGCCGGCAGCACCGTGCTGGTGGTGGACGACGACTTGCTCATGCAGCAGCTGGTGGTGGGCCAGCTGGAGCCCGCGGGCTTCAAGGTGGTGCCCGCCGGCGACGGCGTGAACGCGCTGCGGCTGGCGCGCGAGGTGAAGCCCCAGGCCATCATCCTGGACATCCACCTGCCCCGGCTGGACGGCTGGAGCGTGCTCAGCCAGCTCAAGAGCGAGCCGCACCTGTCCACCATCCCCGTCATCCTCGTGTCCGTGGAGGAGCAGCGCGCGCGCGGCTACTCGCTGGGCGCGTGCGAGTACCTCGTCAAGCCCATCGAGCCGGACCGGCTGGTGGAGGTGGTGACGCGCACCCTGGGCACCCAGGCCCTGGGCACCGGCGAGGTGCTGGTGGTGGATGACGACGCGGGCACCCGCGAGCTCGTCAGCCGCAGCCTGCGCCGCGCCGGCTTCTCCACCTCCGAGGCCCACAGCGGCGAGGACGCCCTGCTCAAGGCCCGCGTCTCCCCGCCCATCCTCGTGGTGCTGGACCTCATGATGCCCAACCTCGACGGCTTCGAGGTGCTGCGGCGGCTGCGCGCGGAGAACCTCCACATGCCGGTGGTGGTGCTCACCGGCAAGGACCTGACCAGCGAGGAGCAGAGCACGCTGCGCAACGGGCTCATCGCCTTCGTGCGCAAGGGCGGCCACGCCATCGACGACGTGATTGGCCAAGCCAAGGCGCTGCTGCTGCAGAAGCGCGCGGCCAACAGCGGGCGCATGCCCCGCATCCTCTACGTCGAGGACAACCCGCAGAACCGCGACATCGTCCGCCGCTACCTCGGCAACAACTACGAGCTGCTCGAGGCCGAGGACGGTGAGCTGGGCCTGGAGCGCGCGCAGAAGGAGACGCCGGACCTGGTGCTGATGGACCTGTCCCTGCCGCGCGTGGACGGCTGGGAGGCCACCCGTCGCATCCGCGCCCTGCCGGCCGCCATCTCCAAGGTCCCCGTCATCGCCGTCACCGCCCACGCGGGCCGCGAGTACCAGGACCGGGCCCTCAAGGCCGGCTGCGACGCGTACCTCACCAAGCCGCTGGACCGCGATCAGCTCCTGGACACCATCCGCAAGCACCTGGGGAAGAGCCATGGCTGA